The region ATAAACTTGAGACCAAGTTGAGGAAACTCTACCAGTCGACGCCAGTCCTTTCCTAGGGGGCATCGTAGTGATAGCAGTCTACTCACGTCATGTAATTCTTCAAACGTAAGAGAGTCTTTATAATTTTCCTGTCGTTCAGCCACTTTGAGCATCAAAACCTGTGTATCCGTTAACTGGTTCAGTGGATAATCCTGTAGGAAATAAATGTAACAGTTTGTTATGGATAGACAACCATCAAAACCCTGTAAACCTACCAGTGATAGTATCATCCGATAGATGGGGTTTATTTGCAACAATGAATACTGCGTGTCATTCAAGGTCATTATCAAAGTCAACTTTGTCACTGTGTAGGCAATGTTGAGATTACTATAGCTGACTCTACATCAATACATTAGGCCAAGTTCAGTCATGTGTCTTTATATTGTAGTACTTCATTGTTCATACTTTGCTTTGAAACACTGTAAATATAACAGTTGATTATGGATAGATGTCCCAAAGCCTGTAATATTTCTGATtagatattaaaataaagaGGGAgtgagaaattaaaaaaaaaaatatgtatttcccAGTTtctaaaaaatcaaaattagaAGTGCTCAGTACTCACCCTTTTATATGTTTTTTCTGGTACTGGTCTCGGTGGAATTTTTGGTGGTGAAAACGCTATTTCATGATTCAATACTTTCATGTTTTCAtattcacgtgtattgacatagtTCTTATTATTCAAAGTCATGCCAGAAGGTATTCCTGAACATCGAACACACGCATCACAACAACAGCTTTGGTCTTGTGGTTCAGTTGCAATCTTTTCTGGTTCTGGATTACTGATCTCACCATTGTcttttatttttctctctccaATATCGACATCTTTAGAAATTAGAGAAAGTTTTTGAACCAAGGAACCTGGATCACTCCTCACTGAATCCTTGGGTTGCGTTGTTACAAGCACTTCAGATAAGAACTTCTGGAAAGTTGTGTGGATTTTTTCTGACTGTATAAGAGTCATAGTTTTGATCAATGCTTTCTGTTCTCTGGATACTTTGAAAACATTGACGTTGTCAGCACCACCTTGGTAGTAGGAATATTTGAGTGATTCTGTCGAATGATCCCATCGACATATAGGGTAGACATCGGGCTTCTCCATCAGTGAACACACTATCACCCTCTTCCTCAGTATATACAGGTTGGACTTTCCATGCGGACACATCTCAATATGTTCATAGATTTGttctgtgaaaaaaaaagttaagaaaGTTAGGGAtcaggggtcaaaggtcaaccatGTTGGCTTGGATCAGCTGTCAAAACTACACAGGTCAGACTGTACACAGGTCAGGGTGAACCACGCTGAGGTGGGTCAGAAATCAGCCAGTCTAACCAAACTATACACTCAGATGTATTGATATATTGAAGGGTGGCTTTCTGCAAGTAGCAGTTCATGAAAACAATGGAGAAAAAAACTTGGGAATCATAAGAAGCATTTTTCAGTATCAAAATATAACCAAACTTGTTGCTACTTTTTTCAAAGGcttgatcatcaatgtcataATGTTATGGAAATACAATGACcctgttttttatttttattttattttttggggAACAAAATTATTTTCGCCCACCCATAATATTTTGTGGAATGGctccctctctggcaagaatgaGTAGGTGTCAGGACTGTTTACGTCATCTGTAGTAGTGGCGGCGGCGGCGATGATGACGTTTGTACtcaaacagagcatttctttcatgacggaagttattcaagtaggggacCTCAGAACATGCCAAtagtgtagagaagctgggaaagggtttgttaccaagaattcaataaaaagaagatagagaggaggaaaaggagcgACAGTGAAAcctgaagatgatttttttaatcTACCGTCCGACCCATAG is a window of Glandiceps talaboti chromosome 5, keGlaTala1.1, whole genome shotgun sequence DNA encoding:
- the LOC144435738 gene encoding uncharacterized protein LOC144435738 produces the protein MEPNAGRRTLVTKLKVERCNIGDSSSKRPAGRKELLEVTTKVDGEGKSTSPAEEVYLQLYERRLWGKTRVPSYSITLTQDNFCGIDVCKRTLALLYKTGAEKIECLVLKSSSRSGVSMNELKNTLLECLLAAEQIYEHIEMCPHGKSNLYILRKRVIVCSLMEKPDVYPICRWDHSTESLKYSYYQGGADNVNVFKVSREQKALIKTMTLIQSEKIHTTFQKFLSEVLVTTQPKDSVRSDPGSLVQKLSLISKDVDIGERKIKDNGEISNPEPEKIATEPQDQSCCCDACVRCSGIPSGMTLNNKNYVNTREYENMKVLNHEIAFSPPKIPPRPVPEKTYKRDYPLNQLTDTQVLMLKVAERQENYKDSLTFEELHDVSRLLSLRCPLGKDWRRLVEFPQLGLKFIDDIENIAAKTDILPGYLVLSLWFQLRPRECTRQKLKEVLIDMGRHDIVTRVFNDDKFKRGDDGEDELGDTWELYL